The nucleotide sequence AGCTGGAAGCACAGCAAAAGCCCGCACCACGCCCCGTCAAATCGCAATCTGGCGATCGCTTCGTGAAATTCCTCTTGCACTGAACCGTACCGTACGGTACGCCTCGAACGGAAATGCCCGAAACCGTTCGGACACCAGCATGTGAGGTTGGGACTCTTGGCTCTGCCCATCAAGATCAGCGAAGAAACCTTCACGCCCCGCCAGCAGGCGGTGTTGACGGCCGCGCTCGATCTCCTGGTGGAGAATGGCGATGGCCTGACCATGACTGCGGTGGCGCGTCGTGCGTCCTGTTCCAAGGAAACGCTCTACAAGTGGTTCGGCGACCGCGATGGCCTGCTGACCGCTACCGTTCAGTGGCAGGCGGCCAAGGTGCGCATGCCGACGGTCGATCGCAGCCATCTCAGCGCAAAAGTTCTGCGCGAGAGCCTTGAGCAGTTTGCGCGTGATTTACTCACCACAATCATCGGCGAAGTCTCGATCACGCTTAATCGCACCGCCGTTACCCATGCCGCCCAGGAAAAAGACAGCCTTGGGAACATCGTCTTGGAAAACGGCCCGCTGGCGATCCGCCGGCGCTTGAAGCCCATTCTCGAGGCGGGGCGCGATGCGCGCCTCCTGCGCTTCACCTCCAGTGAAGACGCCTATCGAACCTTTTTCGGCCTTGTTGTCCGCGATGTGCAGATCCGTCTGCTGCTCGGTGACAAGAGCCTGACCCAATCCAATGTCGAAGCCAATGTCGAAGCAGACATCAAGGCGGCGACGGACCAGTTCCTTGCCCTCTACGGGGCCAAGGCCAACAACTGACACACGCAAGTCCAGGGAGCACCCAATGCGCGTTTATTACGATCGTGATGCCGATCTCAACATCATCAAGTCCAAGAAGGTCGCCATCATCGGCTACGGCTCCCAGGGCCACGCCCATGTGCTGAACCTGCGCGACTCTGGCGTCACCGACGTCGTTGTCGGCCTGCGTCCCGGCTCGCCGTCCGCCAAGAAGGCCGAAGGCGAAGGCCTCAAGGTCATGTCGGTTGCCGACGCGTCCGCATGGGCCGACGTCATCATGCTCCTGACGCCCGATGAGCTGCAGGCCGACATCTACAAGAAGGACATCGAGCCCAACATCCGTGACGGCGCAGCCCTGGCTTTCGCACACGGCCTCAACGTCCACTTCAACCTCATCGAACCCAAGTCCACCGTCGACGTGATCATGATCGCGCCGAAGGGCCCGGGCCACACCGTGCGCGGTGAATACCAGCGTGGCGGCGGCGTGCCGTGCCTGATCGCTGTTCACCAGGACGCTTCGGGCAACGCCCATGACATCGCTCTGGCCTATGCTTCGGGCGTTGGTGGCGGCCGTTCGGGCGTCATCGAAACCAACTTCCGCGAAGAATGCGAAACCGACCTGTTCGGTGAGCAGGTCGTCCTCTGCGGTGGTCTCGTCGAGCTCATCCGCGCAGGCTTCGAAACCCTGGTTGAAGCCGGTTACGCTCCGGAAATGGCCTATTTCGAGTGCCTGCACGAAGTGAAGCTGATCGTCGACCTGATCTACCAGGGCGGCATCGCCAACATGAACTACTCGATCTCGAACACGGCTGAGTGGGGCGAATACGTCACCGGCCCGCGCATCATCACCTCGGAAACCAAGGCCGAGATGAAGCGCGTTCTGCACGACATCCAGTCGGGCAAGTTCACCTCCGAGTGGATGCAGGAAATCAAGTCGGGCGGTGGCGCTCGCTTCAAGGCAACCCGTCGCCTCGCCGACGAGCACCCGATCGAAGACGTCGGCCACAAGCTCCGCGACATGATGCCGTGGATCAAGGCTGGCGCCCTGGTCGACAAGGCCAAGAACTAAGATTTTTAGGAACGGGGGCTTCGGCCCCCGTTTTCTTTTCTGCCGCAGCGCCGTCTTCCGCCCCGTCCCGAAACCCGGTAATCAGAAGGGGAGGAGGGACAGATGCATTTACCGGATTTCCCGCAACAGGGTGGTTGCCAGTGTGGGGCGGTGCGCTACCGGCTCAAGGCCTCTCCGCTCTCGGTCTATAATTGCCACTGCAAGGACTGCCAGCGCTTTTCCGGCGCGGGGTGGTCCATGTCGATGATCGTGCGCGACGAGGATTTCGAGGCTACCGGGGCCACGGTGCAATACCGGCGCACCGCCGATAGCGGAAATGTCATCACCATGAATTTCTGCGCCCATTGCCACGGCTGGCTGTGGAACGATCCGCCCGCCCCGGGCATCAAGGTCGCCCGCGCCGGCACGCTCGACGATATCGACTGGGCTGTACCCGTGGGCAATATCTGGACCGACAGCAAGGCCGCCTGGGCCGCGATCGATCCCTCCCTCGTCAATTTTCCCAAGGGCGCAGTGGATCGAACGCCGCTGTATGACGCCTGGACCCGCCTCCATCAGGACTGACCCCATGAACGCCGAATACGACATCGCTCGCGTCAAGCAGCAGGAACTCGAACTCGTCCTTCCCGCGCTCGATGAGGGCGCCGCCTTCGACATTGGCGCGTCTATTCGCGCCCGCGCGCTGGCCGAAAGTCTCTCGCTCGTCGTCGATATCCGCACCTGGGACCGGCAGCTGTTCTTCGCCGCCACCCCAGGCACCAGCGCCGATAATGCCGAATGGGTGCGCCGCAAGATCAATTCCGTTCGCCGCTTCCAGCGCGCCAGCTATCGCCTCGTGCTGGAGCGCGGCGAAGCACCGTTTCCGCCCCAGTCCGGCGTTGATCCCACCGATTACGTCATCGCAGGCGGTGGCTTCCCGCTGCGCGTGCCGGGAGCGGGCATCATCGGCTGCCTCACCATTTCAGGCCTGCCGGGCCGCAGCGACCATGGCATTGCCGTCGACGCGCTCTGCGATCATCTCGGTCGCAGCCGAGCCGACTACGCGCTTGTCGAGGCCTGAGCCATGAAGCTTCCCTATCTCCTCCTCGATGTGTTCACCCGCGAACGCTTCAAGGGCAATCCGCTGGCCGTCGTGCCCAAGGCCGATGGCCTCAGCGATGCGCAGATGCAGACCATCGCCAAGGAGTTCAACCTCAGCGAAACGGTGTTTCTCTTTAAGCCTGCCGCTGAGCGCAACACTGCGTCGCTTCGCATTTTTACGCCCTATCAGGAGCTCCCCTTCGCCGGCCACCCGACGATCGGTTCGGCCGTCGTCCTTGGTCTTCAGCACAAGCTCAATGCTGTCCGCATGGAAGAAAAGATCGGCCTCGTCACCGCGCTGGTCGACCGGCTCGACAAATCCGTCGGCGAAGCCCGCTTCGCGCTGCCAAAGCTCTCCAGCCGCGTCGGCGAGATCGACGACATGCTCGGCATAGCCCAGGTGCTCGGCATCAATGTCGAGGATATCGGCTGCGACCTCTACAAGCCCGGTGTCTTCTCGGCCGGCGTGCCCTTCCATCTCGTGCCGGTGCGCAATGCCGAGGTGCTGGCGCGCCTCTCGGTCAACCATGCGCTCAAGCCGAAAATCTTCACCCATGACCGGCACGCCGTCTACATCTTCACTCTCACACCCGAGGAGCCGGACAACGATATCGCCGCCCGCATGTTCGGCATGGGGCTGGGCGAGGACCCGGGCACTGGCGCTGCCGCCGCGGCGTTGATTGGCCTGCTTGCCGAGAACCAGCCCTTCGCCACTGGCCAGTCCGATTTCGTCCTGCGCCAGGGCCACGAGATGGGCCGCCCCTGCCGCATCACCCTGCAATTGCGCAAGGAGAACGACGCTCTGGTCCATGGCGCCATCGGCGGCCAGGCCATCATCGTCGGCGAGGGCACGCTTGATCTGGGCGAGTAGGGCAGGGCGCTTACGCCATTGCGTATTCCGCGAAGTGAGTGGTCTGCGTTGTGAAAGGCACAGGCCACTGCCATCCGGCCAGCCGGCAGCGTAAAAATCGCCCGGCCGCACTCACTTTCTCGCCTCAACCCCTTGCATCACCTTTGGGATTGTCGCATGCTCCCTGGGAAATAGAGAGCACGTCCATGCAGCGCCGTCGCGCCAAAGCCATTGCCATCACTCAGCAGCAGGTCGCACAGACCAAGCTGATGATTGCTGCTGGCCTGCTGCTTTTGCCCGCGCTCCTTCTCCTTCTTATCAGCCCCTGATCACCGGCAGCTCGGTTTAGCGAGCGGGTCGTCAGGGGATTGCGCCACAAACCGAACATTAGAAATGTCCGGTCCAGCGAGCCATTGTCTCGGGGCCGATAGGAAAAGAGCCTGATATGACCAGCACCGCTTCCAACAGCAACAAAGAACGCGTCTTCATCTTCGACACCACCCTGCGCGATGGCGAGCAGTCGCCCGGCGCGACGATGACGCTGGAAGAAAAGCTGCAGGTTGCCGAGGCGCTCGACGAAATGGGCGTCGACATCATCGAGGCCGGTTTCCCCATCGCCTCCAATGGTGACTTCGAAGCCGTTGTTGCCGTCGCCAAGCAGGTCAAGCGCGCCACCGTCGCCGGCCTCGCCCGCGCCATCACGGCCGATATTGATCGTGCCGGTGAAGCTGTGCGTCACGCCCAGCGCGGCCGCATCCACACCTTCGTCTCCACCTCGCCGATCCATCTGGCCCACCAGATGAAAAAGACCGAGGACGAGGTCATCGAGATCATCTCGCGCACCGTCGCCCACGCCCGCAATCTGGTGGACGATGTCGAATGGTCGGCCATGGACGCCACCCGCACGCCGCTCGAATTTTTGAAGCGTTGCGTTGATGCCGCCATCAAGGCCGGCGCCACCACGATCAACCTGCCCGATACCGTCGGCTATGCCGTGCCGGATGAACATTTCCGCATGTTCAAGTCTATCATCGAGAGCGTGCCCAATTCCGACAAGGCAATCTTCTCGGTCCATTGCCACGACGATCTGGGTCTGGCTGTCGCCAATTCGCTGGCCGGTGTCGCCGGCGGCGCGCGCCAGATCGAATGCACCATCAATGGTCTGGGCGAGCGCGCCGGCAATGCAGCGCTCGAGGAAGTGGTCATGGCGCTGCGCACCCGCGGCGATGCCATGCCCTTCTTCACCGAGATCGACAGCACCCATCTGGCCCGCGCCAGCAAGGTGGTGTCCGCCGCCTCGAATTTCCCGGTGCAGTACAACAAGGCCATCGTCGGCAAGAACGCGTTCGCCCACGAGAGCGGCATCCACCAGGATGGCATGCTCAAGAACGCCGAAACCTATGAGATCATGACCCCGGCCAGCGTCGGTATCAAGGAAACGACCTTGGTCATGGGCAAGCATTCGGGCCGCGCCGCCTTCAAGGACAAGTTGAAGGAACTGGGCTACGAGGTTGGAGATAATGCCTTCCAGGAAGCCTTCCAGCGCTTCAAGGATCTGGCCGACCGCAAGAAGCACGTCTATGACGCTGACATCATCGCGCTGGTCGATGACGAAGTCGGTTCGGTCGGAGATCGCATCAAACTGGTCGATATGGAAGTCGTTTCCAAGACCGGCGGCGTCCACAAGTGCAACCTCGTCGTTACCATTGATGGCGAAGAGACCAGTGTTTCCTACGAAGGCACGGGTTCGGTCGACGCCATCTTCAACGCCATCAAGGCCGCTGCCGGGCAGGAACCGCATCTGGTGCTCTATGCCGTTGACGGCGTCACCGGCGGCACCGATGCGCAGGCCTCGGCCCATGTGCGTCTCGAAATGAACGGCCGCATCGCCTCGGGCAATGCCGCCGAGCCCGATACGCTGGTGGCTTCGGCACGCGCCTATCTCAACGCGCTGAACCGCGTCATGATCGAGCGCGGCGCCTCGGCGCAGGGTGCGCTGGCCGGCTGATCATCCGCCAGACGTAGATTGCATTGAACCCCATGGCCGGACATCATTGTCCGGCCATTTTGTTTGGGGCAGGGGATGGAATACGAGTTGGTGGCCGTCACGGAACCCGGGGACTGGGCAGACTTTCACGCGATCCGGCGCACCGAACTCTTCGAGTCCAAGGGACGGCATGGCGTCTATAACGCCAACCACCCCGACGATGTCGCCGATTTTGCCCATCCCTATCTCCTGAAGGTTTCAGGCAAACCCGTCGGCGTGCTGCGTCTCGACGTTCTGGGCGCGGGGCGCGCCGCCATCCGTCTTGTTGCCATCACCGCCGCCGAACAGGGCCACGGCCATGGCCGGGTCATGGAGGAACTGGTCGCCCAGCGGGCCAGGCACTTCGGCATCGACACGCTGGTGGTCAATTCCGCACCGGAGGCCGTCGGCTTTTACGAGAAGGCCGGCTGGCAGAAATTCGTCTGGGATGCCGATGAGCTGATTGGCATCGCCGCCAATTGTGTGCAGATGAAGAAGCCGATCTAGGGCAGGAGGCTAATGCTCATGTTGAGCCGGGACGAATTTCGGGGCGCGCTGCTGGCGCTGGCCGCGCTCCTCACCATCGTCCTTGCCATTGTCTCGCTGGGCATAAACCTGCCTGGCGCCTTGCTGCTGCAGAGCCTCCGCCTCCATCTGATCGCCGGCGGGATCGTCCTCCTTGTGCTGCTGGTGATCTCAGGCGCGCGCTGGCGGGCCGGGCTGTTCGCAGCTGTCCTCGTGGTCGCGGGCGTCCACGCCGGCCGGTTCATCTTCGAATATCAGGAACGGCGATCCGCCCCGCTTGGCCCGGCCGTCGCCGAGCTCTCGGTCATCAGCTTTAATGTGCTGACTGGTAATCGTCGCGCCACTGAGGCGGTCGAGTTTCTTGCGGGCTCAGACGCGGATGTGGTCGTGGTGATGGAGACTCCGGGCATTGCCGGCCATCTCGATCGCATGCGCGACGCCTTTCCCTATTCCATCGGCTGCGAAAGCCCGCAGACCTGCGATATTTCTATTCACTCCCGCCTGCCGATCGAGGCCGGTGAGATCCGCACCATGCGGCCCTTCCGTTTCGAGCGCCTCGCCATCGCCCCGGTGGTCATCGCCGGACAGAAGGTCACGATCGTCGGCGTGCATCTGTCCAAACCCTATTTCGATGGCGCATCGGGCGCTGAGCTCTTTGCGGTGAGCCGCACCCTCAGCCAGATCGAGGGGCCGGTCGTGCTTGCGGGTGATTTTAATGCGGCCGTGTGGTCGGGGCCCATGGTGCGACTCGGGCGCGATCAGCAACTGGCGCCTGGTCCGTTCTATCCGGCGACCTGGCCGGTCCGCGCCGGTCCACTCGGCGTGCCAATCGACAATATCCTTACCCGCGGCACAGTACGTATCATGGCGCTGTCTGCGGGCAGCGACAGCTTTGGATCCAACCACCGGCCTCTATTGGCCCGTATAGAGCTCTACGAGGCGCCCTGAGCGGCACGAAGCGCGATTGGCAGTGTGGCCTCGAGAATTGCCATTTCGGCCTCTGGCGCCGCGCTGATGCGAATGTGCTGATCGAGCCCCGGTGCCATCGGCTTGCGGACGAACATACCGAGCTTGCCCAATTCCTCCAACACCCTCTGGGCGTAGGCCCCGTCGCGGCCGCAGTCGATTGTCACAAAATTTGTCGCGGACGGTAACGCATTGAGCCCAATGCTGTTCGAAATGCTAACAATGCGCTGACGCGAAGCCTCGATCTGATAACAAACGCGCATCAGGTGGGCCTCGTCCTGGAGAGCCGCCAGCGCGCCGGCCTGAACCAGTCGGTTGACCCCGAAATGGTTGCGAACCCGGTTGAAGGCACCAGTCACCTGCCGGTTGCCGATCGCATAGCCGCAGCGCATACCGGCCAGACCATAAGCCTTTGAAAAGCTACGCAGTCTCAGAACATTTGGCCGGGACGTATCGATGCTCGGCAAGCCATTCTGCGGTGCCAGCTCACCATAGGCTTCGTCCAGCACCAGCACGCAAGTGGTCGGCAATGCTGCGATAAATGCCTCAACCGCCGCCGCCGGCCAGAACGAGCCCATCGGATTGTCCGGATTGGCGAGGTAGACCATCCGTGCATTGGTCCGGATCACGGCCGCGAGCAGGCCGTCGAGGTCCTCGTTAACACCTTGATACCGAACATATTCCAGCCGCCCGCCATAACCGGCAACGTGGTAGTTGAAGGTCGGATAGGCCCCCAGCGACGTTACCACCACATCCCCCGGAGCAATGAATAGCCGCACCGCCAGGCCTATCAGCCCGTCGGCGCCTTCACCGACGGCGATCTCATCTGAGGCGACGCCGAGTTTCGCGGCCAGCGCCAGCCGCAGGTCATGATTTTCAGGGTCGGGGTACGCCCAGCTTTTCGTCGCCTCATCCCGCATCGCCTGCAAGGCTAAAGGGCTGGGGCCAAAGGCGGATTCATTGGCGCCAAGCCGTGCCCGGATCGGAACGCCGCTGCGCCTTTCAATGGCTTCAGGGCCCACGAAAGGCACGGTCTCCGGCAGTCCTGCAACGATGGACGTAAATGGCGGCAGCGACATAGACCCCTCCCAACTGGCGCTGCGCCCATACTGACGGAGGCTTTGCGCCGGAGCCACTCCCGGCAAAAACTTTCTGCACAGGCACTGACAGAAGAATCTTCAGTCGCAGCAAGGGTCGATAAAATTGAACTTAAATTGCAGGGACTTGAGAAAGAGGTCGGGAACTATGCCGGTTCAGTCTAACCCCATGCCGACCCCTCGGCGATTCCAAAGAATGCCACGGAGCCCGACCATGCCGCCCACCTACCTGCTCGCTCGCGATCACCTGCAGCGCGCCGCTGTCATCCTGCAGGGCGCAGACACCCGTTCGCGCCAGCTGCGACACATCATCGAGCGGACCATAGGGCTGATGGACGATCTGCGCCAGGAAGCCAGCGAGATGCCAGATAATGTTTACAGCCTAGAGGCTTACCGCCGCGAGCGCGGCTAAGCCCGCCGCCGCCACGGCATTTGATTGCCCTCGGCAGGTTTATCCACAATTCCAGATTTTACGCGCTAGACAGACCTGAATGCCTTTGTTAGAAGGCGCCAACTTTGAAGAACGGCGTTATCCAAAACAAAGCCGGGTGCATAGCTCAGATGGTAGAGCAGCTGACTCTTAATCAGCGGGTCCAAGGTTCGAGCCCTTGTGCACCCACCAAAGTTCTCCTTGCCTGGCAAGGATTTAACAAGGCGGCCTCTGGGCCGCCTTTGTTGTTTTCGGGGTGTCTGCAGCCCCGGAAAAATATTTGGTCTTCAGCGAAAAAAGTACGGGAGTTCTCCACTCCTGCCGCTGGACAGGTCCAAATGCCTTTGCTAGAAGGCGTCAACTTTGAAGAACGGCGTTGTCCAGACAAAGCCGGGTGCATAGCTCAGATGGTAGAGCAGCTGACTCTTAATCAGCGGGTCCAAGGTTCGAGCCCTTGTGCACCCACCAAAGTTCTCCTTGCCTGGCAAGGATCTAACAAGGCGACCTTCGGGTCGCCTTTGTTGTTTTAGTCCGGATCAGATTGCTTCGCGGCGCCACGGCCGCAAACAAAAAGGGCACCGGAAGTCTCCGATGCCCCTAGTGCCTTAGTGTCAGCCTTGCTTGACGTTGCGTCCGATCTTGTCGCCCGTGACCGGATGGGGATAGTGGAATGGCGGGATGAACACATCCGGCAGTGCCGCATAGGTAAAAGTGGGTGGGCGATCCGGCGGGAACGACTCGCTCATCGTCGTCAGCGGCAGTGTCTCCTGACCAAAACCCTTTTCGTAAGGGGTGTAGTAGGTTGCGAACCAGGTCAGGCGTGAGATTTTCCAGGTGCCATTTTCACGGACATAGGCATTCTCGTAGACGCCTTCTGCAAACTGGGCGTGCTTGCCGAACTCACCGGCCTGGATGAAGGCGCGCCAGCGGCCAAGGGCCGTCTCGCCGCTCTCATCGAGGGTAACGATCCCCTGCA is from Devosia sp. SD17-2 and encodes:
- a CDS encoding pyridoxal phosphate-dependent aminotransferase, coding for MSLPPFTSIVAGLPETVPFVGPEAIERRSGVPIRARLGANESAFGPSPLALQAMRDEATKSWAYPDPENHDLRLALAAKLGVASDEIAVGEGADGLIGLAVRLFIAPGDVVVTSLGAYPTFNYHVAGYGGRLEYVRYQGVNEDLDGLLAAVIRTNARMVYLANPDNPMGSFWPAAAVEAFIAALPTTCVLVLDEAYGELAPQNGLPSIDTSRPNVLRLRSFSKAYGLAGMRCGYAIGNRQVTGAFNRVRNHFGVNRLVQAGALAALQDEAHLMRVCYQIEASRQRIVSISNSIGLNALPSATNFVTIDCGRDGAYAQRVLEELGKLGMFVRKPMAPGLDQHIRISAAPEAEMAILEATLPIALRAAQGAS
- a CDS encoding endonuclease/exonuclease/phosphatase family protein; the encoded protein is MLSRDEFRGALLALAALLTIVLAIVSLGINLPGALLLQSLRLHLIAGGIVLLVLLVISGARWRAGLFAAVLVVAGVHAGRFIFEYQERRSAPLGPAVAELSVISFNVLTGNRRATEAVEFLAGSDADVVVVMETPGIAGHLDRMRDAFPYSIGCESPQTCDISIHSRLPIEAGEIRTMRPFRFERLAIAPVVIAGQKVTIVGVHLSKPYFDGASGAELFAVSRTLSQIEGPVVLAGDFNAAVWSGPMVRLGRDQQLAPGPFYPATWPVRAGPLGVPIDNILTRGTVRIMALSAGSDSFGSNHRPLLARIELYEAP
- a CDS encoding GFA family protein, giving the protein MHLPDFPQQGGCQCGAVRYRLKASPLSVYNCHCKDCQRFSGAGWSMSMIVRDEDFEATGATVQYRRTADSGNVITMNFCAHCHGWLWNDPPAPGIKVARAGTLDDIDWAVPVGNIWTDSKAAWAAIDPSLVNFPKGAVDRTPLYDAWTRLHQD
- a CDS encoding TetR/AcrR family transcriptional regulator, whose amino-acid sequence is MALPIKISEETFTPRQQAVLTAALDLLVENGDGLTMTAVARRASCSKETLYKWFGDRDGLLTATVQWQAAKVRMPTVDRSHLSAKVLRESLEQFARDLLTTIIGEVSITLNRTAVTHAAQEKDSLGNIVLENGPLAIRRRLKPILEAGRDARLLRFTSSEDAYRTFFGLVVRDVQIRLLLGDKSLTQSNVEANVEADIKAATDQFLALYGAKANN
- a CDS encoding nuclear transport factor 2 family protein, whose product is MNDTIIAKQASQIADLERRLRRLEDIEAIKVLQRTYGYFVDKALWSDLAELFSQDGEIEIGGRGVYKGLDRIRVFLRDVMGKGHDGLNHGQLMNHMQLQGIVTLDESGETALGRWRAFIQAGEFGKHAQFAEGVYENAYVRENGTWKISRLTWFATYYTPYEKGFGQETLPLTTMSESFPPDRPPTFTYAALPDVFIPPFHYPHPVTGDKIGRNVKQG
- a CDS encoding GNAT family N-acetyltransferase, whose translation is MEYELVAVTEPGDWADFHAIRRTELFESKGRHGVYNANHPDDVADFAHPYLLKVSGKPVGVLRLDVLGAGRAAIRLVAITAAEQGHGHGRVMEELVAQRARHFGIDTLVVNSAPEAVGFYEKAGWQKFVWDADELIGIAANCVQMKKPI
- the ilvC gene encoding ketol-acid reductoisomerase; amino-acid sequence: MRVYYDRDADLNIIKSKKVAIIGYGSQGHAHVLNLRDSGVTDVVVGLRPGSPSAKKAEGEGLKVMSVADASAWADVIMLLTPDELQADIYKKDIEPNIRDGAALAFAHGLNVHFNLIEPKSTVDVIMIAPKGPGHTVRGEYQRGGGVPCLIAVHQDASGNAHDIALAYASGVGGGRSGVIETNFREECETDLFGEQVVLCGGLVELIRAGFETLVEAGYAPEMAYFECLHEVKLIVDLIYQGGIANMNYSISNTAEWGEYVTGPRIITSETKAEMKRVLHDIQSGKFTSEWMQEIKSGGGARFKATRRLADEHPIEDVGHKLRDMMPWIKAGALVDKAKN
- a CDS encoding 2-isopropylmalate synthase, with the translated sequence MTSTASNSNKERVFIFDTTLRDGEQSPGATMTLEEKLQVAEALDEMGVDIIEAGFPIASNGDFEAVVAVAKQVKRATVAGLARAITADIDRAGEAVRHAQRGRIHTFVSTSPIHLAHQMKKTEDEVIEIISRTVAHARNLVDDVEWSAMDATRTPLEFLKRCVDAAIKAGATTINLPDTVGYAVPDEHFRMFKSIIESVPNSDKAIFSVHCHDDLGLAVANSLAGVAGGARQIECTINGLGERAGNAALEEVVMALRTRGDAMPFFTEIDSTHLARASKVVSAASNFPVQYNKAIVGKNAFAHESGIHQDGMLKNAETYEIMTPASVGIKETTLVMGKHSGRAAFKDKLKELGYEVGDNAFQEAFQRFKDLADRKKHVYDADIIALVDDEVGSVGDRIKLVDMEVVSKTGGVHKCNLVVTIDGEETSVSYEGTGSVDAIFNAIKAAAGQEPHLVLYAVDGVTGGTDAQASAHVRLEMNGRIASGNAAEPDTLVASARAYLNALNRVMIERGASAQGALAG
- a CDS encoding heme-degrading domain-containing protein, translated to MNAEYDIARVKQQELELVLPALDEGAAFDIGASIRARALAESLSLVVDIRTWDRQLFFAATPGTSADNAEWVRRKINSVRRFQRASYRLVLERGEAPFPPQSGVDPTDYVIAGGGFPLRVPGAGIIGCLTISGLPGRSDHGIAVDALCDHLGRSRADYALVEA
- a CDS encoding PhzF family phenazine biosynthesis protein, whose product is MKLPYLLLDVFTRERFKGNPLAVVPKADGLSDAQMQTIAKEFNLSETVFLFKPAAERNTASLRIFTPYQELPFAGHPTIGSAVVLGLQHKLNAVRMEEKIGLVTALVDRLDKSVGEARFALPKLSSRVGEIDDMLGIAQVLGINVEDIGCDLYKPGVFSAGVPFHLVPVRNAEVLARLSVNHALKPKIFTHDRHAVYIFTLTPEEPDNDIAARMFGMGLGEDPGTGAAAAALIGLLAENQPFATGQSDFVLRQGHEMGRPCRITLQLRKENDALVHGAIGGQAIIVGEGTLDLGE